The following proteins are encoded in a genomic region of Desulfosporosinus youngiae DSM 17734:
- a CDS encoding helix-turn-helix domain-containing protein, translating to MIQANIAFENELLKSGTKVLTQSRDCTDQQLRLAEEIQARERSKVAMRIIESRAMSINSLDKEYELKMMVRNGEKRAAQRLLEQLLVDIAEVNYEHFDAFKTRVIELVVIISRAAVSGGANLNAVLQQNFLFYQELLEITTTEEICARTKDMLETYMNLPDINMYQKNIKEIQKAAEFIKLNFRKKINIEHIAQTVYLSPCYISRLFKQNLGCTISEYITQARVENAKTMLKDSQYSITQVAKESGFEDPTYFSRVFKKIEGITPSRYRQYTL from the coding sequence GTGATTCAAGCAAATATTGCGTTTGAAAATGAATTATTGAAAAGCGGTACAAAGGTCTTAACGCAAAGCAGGGACTGTACAGATCAGCAGTTGAGACTGGCTGAAGAAATACAGGCTCGCGAACGTTCCAAAGTTGCCATGCGAATAATTGAGTCAAGAGCAATGAGTATTAACTCTCTGGATAAAGAATATGAGCTTAAAATGATGGTACGAAATGGTGAAAAGCGAGCAGCTCAGAGGCTATTGGAGCAATTATTAGTTGATATTGCCGAAGTCAATTATGAGCACTTCGATGCCTTCAAAACCAGAGTTATTGAACTAGTCGTTATTATCTCAAGAGCTGCTGTAAGCGGAGGAGCCAACTTAAATGCGGTTTTGCAGCAAAATTTTTTATTTTATCAGGAATTGCTTGAAATAACAACAACTGAAGAAATTTGCGCCCGGACTAAGGATATGTTGGAAACCTATATGAATCTGCCTGACATTAATATGTATCAAAAGAATATCAAGGAAATTCAGAAAGCCGCAGAGTTTATAAAACTTAATTTCCGAAAAAAGATAAACATTGAACATATAGCCCAAACAGTTTATCTAAGTCCCTGTTATATCAGCCGGCTTTTTAAACAGAATCTTGGCTGTACAATATCGGAATACATTACTCAAGCGCGAGTAGAAAACGCTAAAACAATGTTAAAGGACTCTCAATATAGTATTACACAGGTTGCTAAAGAGAGCGGCTTTGAAGATCCTACCTATTTCTCAAGAGTTTTCAAAAAGATTGAGGGAATTACTCCAAGTAGGTACAGACAATATACGTTATGA
- the pylC gene encoding 3-methylornithine--L-lysine ligase PylC: protein MRVAIVGGKLQGVEAAYLAKKAGWEVLLIDKTSEVPAAVLCDEFYLLDVTKILEWMPILKGVDLIIPALENQEALDSLVRSARFTKTPLLFDKDAYAISSSKIDSNRLFAKIGVPAPVPWPECGYPIIAKPSGASGSEGVYKLNNAQEFEELLENGLKDWVLEEYLEGPSYSLEVMGFSGVYKVLQVTELHMDEIYDCKRVVGSAVLPEELRAEFESVALKLAQSLNLEGIMDVETILHQGRLKVLEIDARLPSQTPISVYHATGINMLEIIGNAFVQGKPWQEFDVFVKRSVIFEHIRIINDKLEICGEHIMAEAGPLYLYPYFYGADEAISNYAPGKTDWVATLIITGVNSQEAWLKRETIIRAIKDEWGIEKYFDQSAYCLQRDVSSFSSIEHATIR, encoded by the coding sequence ATGCGGGTTGCGATAGTAGGTGGAAAACTGCAGGGAGTTGAGGCAGCTTATCTGGCCAAGAAAGCCGGATGGGAAGTTCTTCTCATTGATAAAACATCGGAAGTTCCTGCGGCGGTGCTTTGTGATGAATTTTATTTGCTCGACGTTACAAAAATTTTGGAGTGGATGCCAATCCTTAAAGGGGTTGATCTCATTATCCCTGCTCTTGAGAATCAAGAAGCCTTAGATAGTCTGGTACGCAGTGCACGATTTACCAAGACTCCTTTATTATTTGATAAGGATGCTTATGCCATTTCTTCTTCAAAAATTGACTCTAACCGGTTGTTTGCTAAAATAGGAGTTCCGGCTCCTGTACCCTGGCCGGAATGCGGTTATCCAATCATTGCGAAACCTTCAGGTGCCAGCGGGAGCGAAGGGGTTTACAAACTTAATAATGCTCAAGAGTTCGAAGAATTATTGGAGAATGGTTTGAAGGATTGGGTATTAGAGGAGTATCTTGAAGGGCCATCTTACTCGTTGGAAGTCATGGGATTTTCAGGAGTTTATAAAGTTCTTCAAGTCACGGAACTACATATGGACGAAATCTACGATTGTAAACGAGTGGTGGGTTCAGCTGTTTTACCGGAAGAGCTTAGGGCAGAGTTTGAATCCGTCGCACTAAAGTTAGCCCAAAGTCTGAATCTTGAAGGAATTATGGATGTTGAAACTATACTTCATCAAGGAAGGTTAAAGGTTCTTGAAATTGATGCTCGTCTGCCTAGCCAAACTCCAATCTCAGTCTATCATGCCACAGGGATCAATATGCTGGAGATAATCGGTAATGCCTTTGTACAAGGTAAGCCCTGGCAAGAGTTTGATGTATTCGTGAAAAGAAGCGTGATTTTCGAACACATCCGTATAATCAATGATAAACTTGAGATCTGTGGTGAGCACATTATGGCTGAAGCGGGTCCGCTTTATTTATATCCGTATTTTTATGGAGCAGATGAAGCAATTTCAAACTATGCTCCGGGTAAAACGGATTGGGTGGCAACACTGATTATCACCGGGGTGAACAGCCAAGAGGCCTGGTTAAAAAGAGAAACTATCATCCGGGCAATCAAAGACGAGTGGGGGATAGAGAAATACTTCGATCAATCTGCCTATTGCTTGCAGAGGGATGTGTCGTCATTTAGCTCTATTGAACACGCGACAATTAGGTGA
- a CDS encoding MarR family transcriptional regulator has product MNKEEQVILSFRDLYNKMVWLNKLKMEESLKGYKSSEVHCIEYIGRNVDSNVTKLAESFYMTRSAISKVTKKLIKKGYIESYQKTDNKKEIYFRLTRQGKEIYRIHDELHKEFQERDKPVFEQVTEEQFDSMLSFMEKYSRHLDAEIKKQGVDTNSE; this is encoded by the coding sequence ATGAACAAAGAAGAACAGGTCATACTGAGTTTCAGGGACTTATACAATAAGATGGTTTGGCTTAATAAACTTAAGATGGAAGAGAGTCTTAAGGGTTATAAGTCTTCTGAAGTACATTGCATTGAATACATTGGAAGAAATGTAGATTCCAACGTGACAAAACTTGCGGAGTCCTTTTATATGACTAGAAGCGCCATAAGTAAAGTAACTAAGAAGCTCATTAAAAAAGGTTATATCGAAAGTTACCAGAAAACAGATAACAAGAAAGAAATCTATTTTCGCTTGACTCGTCAAGGGAAAGAGATTTATAGAATCCATGATGAACTGCACAAAGAGTTTCAAGAGCGGGATAAACCTGTATTTGAGCAGGTAACCGAGGAACAATTTGATAGTATGCTTAGCTTCATGGAAAAGTATAGTAGACATTTGGATGCAGAAATAAAGAAACAGGGTGTAGACACTAACTCGGAATAA
- a CDS encoding MFS transporter, with product MFKFRSQNEQNTEQTVDKKALIFGLMSVFLCGIGFSIIAPVVPFLVQPYINNPGDQAIVVTLLTSVYAVCVFLAAPGLGALSDRYGRRPLLLVCLLGSAIGYLVFGIGGALWVLFAGRIIEGITGGSISTIFAYFADIIPPEQRTKYFGWMSAVVGAGTVIGPTLGGLLAKFGYSVPLYFGAIITLLNVAYGFFFMPESLAKNNRLKEITFVRLNPFTQLVNILSIKSLKRLLVSAFLLWIPNGSLQAVFSQFTMDTFSWKPALIGLMFSIIGVQDIISQGFIMPKLLLKFNDARIAILGMVSEIIGYSLIAASALFSFYPLLIAGMFIFGFGDSIFGPSFNGMLSKSVDSHEQGRILGGSQSIQALARIIGPIIGGQIYVSLGHAAPAFMGMILIAAAIPVLYKGTEGGDPSRNNSFF from the coding sequence GTGTTCAAATTCAGATCACAAAATGAACAGAATACAGAACAAACCGTAGATAAAAAGGCTTTAATATTCGGTCTTATGTCTGTTTTTCTTTGCGGAATAGGCTTCAGTATTATAGCACCGGTCGTTCCATTCCTGGTGCAGCCTTATATAAACAATCCGGGAGATCAAGCTATAGTTGTTACACTGCTGACCTCTGTTTATGCAGTCTGCGTGTTTTTGGCGGCCCCCGGACTTGGAGCTTTGAGCGACAGATATGGCCGTCGTCCTTTGCTCTTAGTATGTCTTTTGGGTTCCGCAATCGGGTACTTAGTTTTTGGCATAGGTGGGGCTCTATGGGTACTATTTGCTGGGCGTATAATAGAAGGTATAACAGGCGGGAGCATAAGCACTATCTTCGCATATTTTGCTGACATCATTCCTCCAGAACAGAGAACCAAATACTTTGGATGGATGAGTGCGGTTGTAGGTGCAGGCACCGTCATCGGCCCAACTCTAGGCGGATTACTTGCCAAGTTTGGTTATTCTGTACCCTTGTATTTTGGAGCAATCATAACTTTATTAAATGTTGCTTATGGATTCTTTTTTATGCCTGAGAGCCTTGCCAAGAATAATAGACTCAAAGAAATTACCTTTGTAAGACTGAATCCATTCACACAGCTCGTAAACATACTTTCTATAAAAAGCTTAAAAAGGCTGCTTGTCTCAGCGTTCTTACTTTGGATACCTAACGGATCTTTACAGGCAGTTTTTTCACAATTTACAATGGATACATTCAGTTGGAAGCCTGCACTGATCGGACTTATGTTTTCAATTATAGGCGTCCAAGACATCATTTCACAAGGTTTCATAATGCCAAAGCTTTTGCTGAAATTTAATGATGCTCGTATTGCAATTCTTGGAATGGTTTCGGAGATTATAGGCTACAGTCTTATTGCAGCATCGGCTTTGTTCTCATTCTATCCTCTTTTAATCGCTGGAATGTTTATATTTGGTTTTGGTGATTCGATCTTCGGGCCTTCATTCAATGGGATGCTCTCCAAGTCTGTCGATTCTCATGAACAAGGAAGGATTCTAGGAGGCAGCCAATCTATTCAGGCTTTGGCAAGAATAATTGGGCCTATCATTGGAGGTCAGATCTATGTATCACTTGGTCATGCCGCACCCGCTTTTATGGGTATGATCCTTATAGCAGCGGCAATACCGGTTTTGTATAAGGGCACTGAGGGAGGAGACCCTTCGCGAAATAATTCGTTTTTCTGA
- a CDS encoding ferritin-like domain-containing protein: MNPLEFAIKMELDGEQYYARQMEINENNPLRSVCLLMAEDEKKHAEILKNKLNGLPFELTNTNIRNETKNIFADLKDVNVPGKMLPSQLDFYRTALKLEQESINLYTHLSDKAEDIQVKEVFDFLIQQEKYHYETLEELVALISRSEEWVESAEFGIREEY; this comes from the coding sequence ATGAATCCGTTGGAATTTGCAATTAAAATGGAACTGGATGGAGAACAGTATTACGCCAGACAAATGGAAATAAACGAAAATAACCCGTTGCGTTCGGTGTGCTTGTTGATGGCAGAGGATGAAAAGAAACATGCCGAAATACTAAAAAATAAATTGAATGGACTGCCATTTGAATTAACGAATACGAACATACGTAATGAAACCAAAAACATTTTTGCTGATTTAAAGGATGTGAACGTTCCAGGGAAGATGCTGCCCAGCCAATTGGATTTTTACAGAACAGCGTTAAAGCTGGAACAAGAAAGTATTAACCTATATACGCATCTGTCGGATAAAGCGGAAGATATACAGGTAAAAGAAGTGTTTGATTTTTTAATTCAGCAAGAAAAATATCACTATGAAACGCTTGAAGAATTGGTAGCACTGATTAGTCGGTCGGAAGAATGGGTAGAATCTGCGGAGTTCGGGATCAGGGAAGAATATTGA
- a CDS encoding NADPH-dependent FMN reductase, whose protein sequence is MEKVINIVGFTGSLRRNSYNKAALNAAKELLPAGANLEIVDLSPIPFFNEDLESEGVPEVVVQLKRKLDEADAILISTPEYNYSIPPVLKNALDWASRGTELPLSGKPLAIMSASTGIFGGARVQYHLRQVCVVLNLLPLNKPEVFIMSAHTKFDPSGKLIDEYSRNAITKLLQALVDKTREMKECQERS, encoded by the coding sequence ATGGAAAAAGTTATTAATATCGTTGGTTTTACCGGAAGCCTGCGCCGCAACTCTTATAATAAGGCAGCTCTTAACGCGGCTAAAGAATTGTTGCCTGCCGGGGCAAATTTGGAAATAGTAGATTTATCGCCTATTCCGTTTTTTAATGAAGATTTGGAATCAGAAGGGGTCCCTGAGGTCGTCGTCCAGTTGAAAAGAAAACTGGACGAGGCAGACGCCATCCTGATTTCCACACCCGAGTACAACTATTCCATACCGCCGGTGTTGAAAAATGCTTTGGATTGGGCGTCCCGCGGTACGGAATTGCCGTTAAGCGGAAAACCCCTGGCGATCATGAGCGCTTCCACCGGCATATTTGGCGGAGCTCGCGTCCAGTACCATCTGCGTCAGGTCTGCGTTGTACTCAATCTTTTGCCGTTGAATAAGCCGGAAGTGTTCATTATGAGTGCGCACACGAAGTTTGATCCCAGCGGAAAGTTAATTGACGAGTACAGCAGAAACGCTATTACAAAACTTTTACAGGCGTTGGTGGATAAAACACGGGAAATGAAGGAGTGCCAAGAAAGAAGTTAA